In Helianthus annuus cultivar XRQ/B chromosome 3, HanXRQr2.0-SUNRISE, whole genome shotgun sequence, a single window of DNA contains:
- the LOC110928686 gene encoding calmodulin-binding receptor-like cytoplasmic kinase 3 — MRMGVILLSFVLLIQSSSIIFASGFLHLKACGTHHIGYSSDSKSKLFYLNEELVSKDLFCKSIKLHHANHCFINRNVGSHCYEADRFSGGRRILQNLIRDGDLEREAKESKKTKDDKDSKFKAKYLVMGASGILVLCCGFLCPCFRSRKKEMAHTVLAKEPSSMDSTSSIEMNSVSEKVPASPLRVPPSPHRFSMSPKLDRIGSVHLTMNQVARATQNFSPSLKLGEGGFGTVYKAQLPDGQLVAIKRAKKEHFDALRSEFRSEVELLAKIDHRNLVKLLGYVDKGNERLIITEYVPNGTLREHLDGVHGSFLDFSQRLEICIDIAHGLTYLHLYAEKQIIHRDVKSSNILLTERMRAKVADFGFARLGDAETDKTHVVTKVRGTVGYLDPEYMRTYQLTPKSDVYSFGVLLIEILTGRRPIESRRSPEEKVTVRWAFGKYNEGEIMDLVDPQMREALDSEIFGKMLELAFQCAAPTRADRPDMKAVGEQLWVIRMDYLRHGRRG; from the exons ATGAGGATGGGAGTGATCTTGTTGAGTTTTGTATTGTTGATCCAATCATCATCGATCATATTTGCCTCGGGATTTTTGCATTTAAAGGCTTGTGGGACACATCATATCGGCTATTCGAGTGATTCTAAGAGCAAATTGTTTTATTTAAACGAGGAATTAGTGAGCAAAGATTTATTTTGCAAGTCCATCAAGTTGCATCATGCAAATCATTGTTTCATTAATCGGAATGTTGGGAGTCATTGCTATGAGGCGGATCGTTTTTCAG GTGGAAGGAGAATTTTGCAGAATTTAATTAGAGATGGAGATTTAGAACGAGAGGCGAAAGAGTCGAAGAAGACAAAAGATGATAAAGATTCCAAGTTTAAAGCAAAATATCTAGTGATGGGTGCATCCGGGATTTTGGTTTTGTGTTGCGGTTTTCTTTGCCCGTGCTTTCGTTCCAGAAAGAAAGAGATGGCCCACACTGTTCTTGCCAAGGAGCCGAGTTCAA TGGATTCAACTTCATCTATAGAAATGAACTCGGTTTCCGAAAAGGTTCCAGCTAGCCCGTTACGCGTGCCACCTAGTCCTCATAGATTCTCGATGTCTCCAAAACTTGATAGGATTGGGTCGGTTCATTTGACCATGAACCAGGTGGCACGAGCCACCCAAAACTTTTCACCATCGTTAAAGTTGGGTGAAGGCGGTTTTGGAACCGTGTACAAAGCTCAGTTACCAGACGGTCAACTTGTTGCCATAAAACGAGCAAAAAAG GAACACTTTGATGCTCTAAGAAGCGAATTTAGAAGTGAAGTTGAACTTCTTGCGAAAATTGATCACCGGAATCTAGTGAAGCTTCTTGGCTATGTTGATAAAGGAAACGAACGCCTTATCATCACAGAATACGTTCCAAACGGTACCCTTAGAGAACATTTGGATG GTGTTCATGGAAGCTTTTTGGACTTTAGTCAACGACTTGAAATTTGCATCGATATTGCTCATGGTTTAACGTATCTCCATCTATATGCCG AAAAGCAAATTATCCACCGGGATGTCAAGTCATCCAACATTCTTCTAACCGAGAGAATGAGAGCGAAAGTAGCCGATTTTGGATTTGCAAGACTTGGAGACGCAGAGACTGATAAAACACATGTTGTGACCAAAGTAAGGGGCACGGTCGGGTATCTTGACCCGGAATATATGAGAACCTATCAACTCACCCCGAAAAGTGATGTTTACTCGTTTGGAGTTCTACTTATCGAAATTCTAACGGGTCGTAGGCCCATTGAGTCCAGGAGATCTCCCGAGGAGAAGGTGACAGTAAGATGG GCATTTGGGAAGTATAATGAAGGTGAAATCATGGATTTGGTTGACCCTCAAATGAGAGAAGCTCTGGACAGTGAAATCTTCGGAAAGATGCTCGAGTTAGCGTTCCAATGTGCCGCACCGACACGAGCGGACCGCCCAGATATGAAGGCGGTGGGAGAGCAGCTGTGGGTCATCAGAATGGACTACCTTAGACATGGAAGAAGAGGGTGA
- the LOC110927545 gene encoding uncharacterized protein LOC110927545 has translation MNILICFSCANNVLRDRQEGRELLLLGRVAGWVASRLPKVKEAAYQAELKIAEHYVKKFAESIAGKLFGSGGQKGFGVGWKAGKLYYSVADKCENRTIDLQYETTTSPCNNTCGDSESVPCVIYCVLEVINITGLIDRCFESCGAPIETPCLYMFNDTGTCQPQTTCSNISNGTITCPHS, from the exons ATGAATATTCTTATTTGTTTTTCATGTGCGAATAACGTCCTCCGAGATCG GCAAGAGGGACGTGAATTGCTTCTTTTAGGTAGAGTTGCGGGTTGGGTTGCAAGCAGGTTACCTAAAGTCAAAGAAGCTGCCTATCAGGCTGAGTTGAAAATAGCAGAACATTATGTAAAGAAATTTGCAGAGTCCATTGCAGGGAAGTTGTTTGGATCAGGTGGTCAAAAGGGTTTTGGTGTCGGTTGGAAAGCTGGAAAACTGTATTATTCAGTTGCAGACAAGTGTGAAAACCgtacaatcgatttacaatatGAGACCACAACTTCCCCTTGCAACAATACTTGTGGAGATAGCGAGTCGGTACCTTGTGTGATATATTGTGTTCTTGAAGTTATAAACATCACGGGTTTAATCGATAGGTGCTTTGAAAGCTGTGGCGCGCCAATAGAAACCCCTTGCTTGTATATGTTTAATGATACCGGTACTTGTCAACCACAAACCACTTGTAGTAACATCTCCAATGGCACTATTACTTGTCCCCATAGTTAA